DNA sequence from the Colletotrichum higginsianum IMI 349063 chromosome 10, whole genome shotgun sequence genome:
ctcgtcaagctcgccgagcaggccggcctcgagaagaagcgcgaCGCCATGTTCGCTGGTGAGAAGATTAACTTCACCGAGCAGCGCGCCGTCTTCCACACCGCCCTCCGCAACGTCGGCGACTGGGAGATGAAGGTCGACGGTGTCGACGTCATGTCCAACAAGGGCGGCGTCCgcgacgtcctcgagcacATGAAGGAGTTCTCCGAGCAGGTCCGCTCCGGCGAGTGGAAGGGCTACACCGGCAAGAAGCTGACCACCATTGTCAACGTCGGCATCGGAGGTTCCGACCTGTAAGCTGTCGCCCCTGCACCCGTTGTCACAACGCTTAGGACAATCCTCTAACACCTCCCAGCGGCCCCGTCATGGTCACCGAGGCCCTCAAGCACTACGGTGCCAAGGACCAGACCCTGCACTTCGTCTCCAACATTGACGGCACCCAcatggccgaggccctcgccaaCTCGGACCCCGAGACCaccctcttcctcatcgcctccaagaccttcaccaccgccgagaccaccaccaacgccaacacGGCCAAGTCGTGGTTCCTCGAGAAGACGGACGGCAAGGGCGACATCGCCAAGCACTTCGTCGCCCTGTCCAccaacgaggaggaggtcaCAAAgttcggcatcgacgccaaGAACATGTTCGGCTTCGAGAGCTGGGTCGGCGGCCGCTACTCCGTCTGGAGCGCCATCGGCCTCAGCGTCGCCATCTACGTCGGCTACGACAACTTCCACAagttcctcgccggcgcccacgAGATGGACAAGCACTTCCGCGAGACCCCGCTCAAGGAGAACAtccccgtcctcggcggTCTCCTCAGCGTCTGGTACTCGGACTTTTTCCAGGCTCAGACTCACCTCGTCGCACCGTACGTCTTCCgcgaccccccccccccccccccccccaactCCAGACAAAATGTGAGAGCTAACGAACCCGCGAAACAGCTTCGACCAGTACCTCCACCGCTTCCCCGCCTACCTGCAGCAGCTGTCCATGGAGTCCAACGGCAAGACCATCACCTCGGACGGAACCCCCGCAAAGTACACCACCGGTAAGTTAAAACCCAGCCGACCCGCTCACGTGCGAACATGACGACCAAGGTGGCGGCGAGACTAACACGACCCGACCTGCACAGGCCCCATCCTCTTCGGCGAGCCCTGCACCAACGCCCAGCACTCCTTCTTCCAGCTCGTCCACCAGGGCACCAAGCTCATCCCCGCCGACTTCATCCTTGCCGCCAAGAGCCACAACcccattggcgacggcgtccacCAGAAGATGCTGGCCTCCAACTACTTTGCCCAGGCTGAGGCTCTGATGGTcggcaagacggccgagCAGGTCCGCGCCGAGGGTGCccccgaggagctcgtccCCCACAAGATCTTCCTGGGCAACCGCCCTACCACCAGCATCCTGGTCGGTGGTCACATCGGCCCCGCTGAGCTTGGCGCCCTGATTGTCTACTACGAGCACCTTACCTtcaccgaggccgccgtctgGGACATCAACGCCTTTGACCAGTGGGGTGTCGAGCTGGGCAAGGTTCTTGCCAAGAAGATTCTCAAGTACGTCCCCCATGCCattctcttttttttttctccgCGCAACAAGCCATGTGCTGACTGATTTTGTAGGGAGCTCGATGAGGCGGGCAACGGCGAAGGCCACGACGTTTCCACTGGCGGCCTGATTGGCGCCTTCAAGAAGTACTCCAACTTGTAATGACTAATGTGCGCTG
Encoded proteins:
- a CDS encoding Glucose-6-phosphate isomerase, which encodes MPQASSLPAWAELQAHRDNVGKNFVLKEAFANDTDRFAKFSRTFKNAASGTDILFDFSKNFLTDETLDLLVKLAEQAGLEKKRDAMFAGEKINFTEQRAVFHTALRNVGDWEMKVDGVDVMSNKGGVRDVLEHMKEFSEQVRSGEWKGYTGKKLTTIVNVGIGGSDLGPVMVTEALKHYGAKDQTLHFVSNIDGTHMAEALANSDPETTLFLIASKTFTTAETTTNANTAKSWFLEKTDGKGDIAKHFVALSTNEEEVTKFGIDAKNMFGFESWVGGRYSVWSAIGLSVAIYVGYDNFHKFLAGAHEMDKHFRETPLKENIPVLGGLLSVWYSDFFQAQTHLVAPFDQYLHRFPAYLQQLSMESNGKTITSDGTPAKYTTGPILFGEPCTNAQHSFFQLVHQGTKLIPADFILAAKSHNPIGDGVHQKMLASNYFAQAEALMVGKTAEQVRAEGAPEELVPHKIFLGNRPTTSILVGGHIGPAELGALIVYYEHLTFTEAAVWDINAFDQWGVELGKVLAKKILKELDEAGNGEGHDVSTGGLIGAFKKYSNL